The proteins below come from a single Shinella zoogloeoides genomic window:
- the ggt gene encoding gamma-glutamyltransferase, with translation MRNFEKATRSVAVSRHAMAATSHPSATLVALQIMEAGGNAMDAAIAASAVQCAVEPGSTGIGGDCFVLFSPGGSDKVIAYNGSGRTPAALTLEWFNERGLTEVPRQSPSAVTIPGAIDAWTRLHADHGRLAFDKVLAPAIRFAEEGYAISPRVHRDWLLEEEVLAADENAARIFLPAGRAPRIGEVHRQPELAATLRRIAAEGRDGFYTGPVAEDMVSYLRSLGGLHTMEDFAAARGDYVTPVATDFRGYTIHECPPNGQGIIALLILNILSRFEAKGDPQSPDRLHIEIEATRLAYAARDALVADPDKADVPMDELLSDGLADRLAAMIDLRHALTDLPPFEMPLHRDTVYISVVDRDRNAVSFINSVFDSFGTGLVAPRSGVVLHNRGQSFSLKAGHPNVVAPLKRPLHTIIPGMVTRGGRVEMPFGVMGGYYQALGHAHLISKVFDYGMDLQEAIDLPRLIPRSGGTFVEAEHTLPAASAQELERRGFSIVPAEGPIGGAQAICIDWENGTLIGGSESRKDGIALGL, from the coding sequence ATGCGCAATTTCGAAAAGGCGACGCGGTCCGTCGCCGTGTCCCGCCATGCCATGGCGGCGACCTCGCATCCCTCCGCCACGCTGGTGGCGCTCCAGATCATGGAGGCGGGCGGCAATGCCATGGACGCGGCTATCGCTGCCTCGGCGGTGCAATGTGCCGTCGAGCCGGGTTCGACCGGCATCGGCGGCGACTGCTTCGTGCTCTTTTCGCCCGGTGGTTCCGACAAGGTCATCGCCTACAACGGCTCCGGCCGCACGCCGGCCGCCTTGACCCTCGAATGGTTCAATGAGCGGGGCCTTACGGAAGTACCGCGCCAGTCGCCGTCGGCGGTCACCATTCCGGGCGCGATCGATGCCTGGACCCGGCTCCACGCCGATCACGGCCGGCTCGCTTTCGATAAGGTGCTTGCGCCTGCCATCCGCTTCGCCGAGGAAGGCTATGCGATCAGCCCGCGGGTTCACCGCGACTGGCTGCTGGAGGAGGAGGTCCTCGCCGCCGATGAGAATGCCGCCCGCATCTTCCTGCCGGCCGGCCGGGCGCCGCGCATCGGCGAGGTCCACCGGCAGCCGGAGCTTGCGGCGACGCTGAGGCGCATCGCGGCCGAGGGACGCGACGGCTTTTATACCGGGCCGGTCGCGGAGGACATGGTGTCCTATCTCCGCTCCCTCGGCGGGCTGCACACGATGGAGGATTTTGCCGCCGCGCGCGGGGACTATGTCACGCCCGTGGCCACGGATTTCCGCGGCTACACCATTCACGAATGCCCGCCGAACGGCCAGGGCATCATCGCGCTGCTCATCCTCAACATCCTCAGCCGCTTCGAGGCCAAGGGCGACCCGCAATCGCCGGACCGGCTGCATATCGAGATCGAGGCGACGCGGCTTGCCTATGCCGCGCGCGATGCCCTGGTCGCCGATCCGGACAAGGCGGACGTACCCATGGACGAATTGCTCTCGGACGGCCTCGCCGACCGGCTGGCGGCGATGATCGACCTGCGCCATGCGCTCACCGATCTCCCGCCCTTCGAAATGCCGCTGCACCGCGACACGGTCTACATCTCCGTGGTCGACCGTGACCGCAACGCAGTCAGCTTCATCAACTCGGTGTTCGACAGCTTCGGCACCGGCCTCGTTGCGCCGCGCTCCGGCGTGGTCCTGCACAATCGCGGCCAGAGCTTTTCGCTGAAGGCCGGCCATCCGAACGTGGTGGCACCGCTCAAGCGCCCGCTGCACACGATCATCCCGGGCATGGTGACCCGCGGCGGCCGCGTCGAGATGCCCTTCGGCGTGATGGGCGGCTACTATCAGGCGCTGGGCCATGCGCATCTCATCTCGAAAGTCTTCGACTACGGCATGGACCTGCAGGAGGCGATCGACCTGCCGCGTCTCATTCCGCGTTCAGGTGGTACGTTCGTCGAGGCCGAACACACCTTGCCGGCGGCGAGCGCGCAGGAACTGGAACGCCGCGGCTTCTCGATCGTCCCGGCGGAAGGCCCCATCGGCGGCGCGCAGGCGATCTGCATCGACTGGGAGAACGGCACGCTGATCGGCGGCTCGGAATCGCGCAAGGATGGAATCGCACTGGGCCTGTGA